In Massilia antarctica, the following are encoded in one genomic region:
- a CDS encoding methylated-DNA--[protein]-cysteine S-methyltransferase yields the protein MNNPAADIFSAIVAAPFGGIGIRTEAGRVRELVYLPPHFGEKNPLDPVAELAARQVGQYLLDPDFHFDLPLLEAGSVFQRKVWEAIVAIPRGTVRTYGQVAKHIGSAPRAVGQACGANWFPIIIPCHRVTAAGGLGGFSNHDDENGFHLSVKRWLLAHEGAGKGPWQQQSIFN from the coding sequence ATGAACAATCCTGCAGCGGACATCTTCTCGGCCATCGTGGCAGCGCCGTTCGGCGGCATCGGCATCCGCACCGAGGCCGGGCGCGTGCGCGAACTGGTTTATCTACCGCCCCATTTTGGTGAAAAAAATCCGCTCGATCCCGTCGCCGAACTGGCCGCGCGGCAGGTCGGCCAGTACCTGCTCGACCCCGATTTCCACTTCGACTTGCCGCTGCTGGAAGCGGGCAGCGTCTTCCAGCGCAAGGTGTGGGAAGCGATCGTCGCGATCCCGCGCGGCACCGTGCGCACCTACGGACAGGTGGCGAAACATATCGGCTCGGCGCCGCGCGCGGTGGGGCAGGCGTGCGGCGCCAACTGGTTCCCGATCATCATTCCCTGCCACCGGGTCACCGCCGCCGGCGGGCTGGGCGGTTTTTCGAACCATGACGATGAAAATGGTTTCCACCTGAGCGTCAAGCGCTGGCTGCTTGCGCATGAAGGGGCTGGCAAGGGACCATGGCAACAGCAGTCAATCTTCAACTGA
- a CDS encoding efflux RND transporter permease subunit, with product MWITTTSIKNPVFATMVMVALVVLGLFSYRRLGVESMPNVAIPVAYVQVNYPGASPEQVENDITRPLEDAINTVSGVKKIRSNSWEGRAGVQVEFQLSTNMDKAMTDMRDKIGLARPGFPKEAKEPFIAREEGDNSRAIVELSLMSDTRSLRELSTLSEQVITKRLQGVAGVGQVRVHGTTNRQILVHIRPDGLTSQNIGVDEVLRAIQSTNTNLPAGNIAYGAAERLVRIEGKIKDARGFNKIIVARRASGPVYLDQVADVIDGEQEETSISRINGKRAITLEVTKVQDANVVEVGTGIKKAVSAMGTTLPADIHLSILEDQSDRVQKQLDNVKSTIMEGALLTMLIVFLFLHSWRSTIITGLTLPISVMASFIAMKFFGFTLNFLTLMALSLCIGLLIDDAIVVRENIVRHLGMGKSHIQAANDGTNEIGLAVMATTFAIVAVFVPVAFMEGIIGRFFLQFGITVAVAVMVSLFVSFTLDPMLSSVWRDPVRDRFKYVPWLGRGMEKIEHGIERLHLWYGKVLELALRWRKSTLALALALFVGSLALMPMIGGEMFPETDDGYIHMEFKAPVGSSLEYTDQKMQQVEAALKPFKEIDSAITTVGTDNGRHAAQMNLKLTDAHKTGRRSQKEVERLIRERLQSIAGITMSVGWKPIFIAILGQDEAKLDAVAHQLMDKMRKIKGIADLEYSQEGASPATIVKINNELASDLGLSTQQIGLALRPFVAGDQISRWLAPDGQNYDVNVQLPKSGRQKVADLADLSLASSKRDADGNPVMVPLRQVVEFVPSTSPQVLKRQALERRVALYASAEGRPTGDVDGDVKLAMKSIELPEGVRFDVGGDAEQMAETMGAAGTALGIAVIFIYLVLASQFGSFLQPIAIMVSLPLSMIGVLIALLVTGSTLNIFSVIGIVMLMGLVTKNAILLVDFTNHGQREGKSQHDAILEAGQVRLRPILMTTLAMIFGMLPMAIGMGDGGESQAPMGRAVIGGVITSTLLTLVVVPVAYTYLDSLGKRVARWFKGNEKVEEHEDEKVVVGA from the coding sequence ATGTGGATCACGACAACCAGTATCAAGAATCCCGTGTTCGCCACCATGGTGATGGTCGCCCTGGTCGTGCTCGGCCTGTTCTCATACCGCCGCCTTGGCGTGGAGAGCATGCCCAACGTTGCCATTCCGGTCGCCTACGTGCAGGTGAACTACCCGGGCGCCTCGCCCGAACAGGTGGAAAACGACATCACCCGCCCGCTCGAAGACGCCATCAACACCGTCAGCGGCGTGAAGAAAATCCGCAGCAATTCCTGGGAAGGCCGGGCCGGCGTGCAGGTCGAATTCCAGCTCTCGACCAATATGGACAAGGCCATGACGGACATGCGCGACAAGATCGGCCTCGCGCGCCCCGGCTTTCCCAAGGAGGCCAAGGAACCGTTCATCGCCCGTGAAGAAGGCGACAACAGCCGCGCCATCGTGGAACTGTCGCTCATGTCGGACACGCGCAGCCTGCGCGAGCTGTCCACCCTGTCCGAGCAGGTCATCACCAAGCGCCTGCAGGGCGTGGCCGGCGTGGGTCAGGTGCGCGTGCACGGCACCACCAACCGCCAGATCCTGGTGCATATCCGACCCGACGGCCTGACCAGCCAGAACATCGGCGTCGATGAAGTGCTGCGCGCGATCCAGAGCACCAATACCAATCTGCCGGCCGGGAATATCGCCTACGGCGCGGCCGAGCGCCTGGTGCGCATCGAAGGCAAGATCAAGGATGCGCGCGGCTTCAACAAGATCATCGTGGCGCGCCGCGCCAGCGGCCCGGTCTACCTCGACCAGGTGGCCGACGTGATCGATGGCGAGCAGGAAGAAACCTCGATCTCGCGCATCAACGGCAAGCGCGCCATCACGCTCGAAGTGACCAAGGTCCAAGACGCCAACGTGGTCGAGGTCGGCACCGGCATCAAGAAAGCGGTGAGCGCCATGGGCACCACCCTGCCGGCCGACATCCATCTTTCGATCCTGGAAGACCAGTCCGACCGCGTGCAAAAACAGCTCGACAACGTCAAGAGCACCATCATGGAAGGCGCGCTGCTGACCATGCTGATCGTGTTCCTGTTCCTGCACTCGTGGCGCAGCACCATCATCACCGGCCTGACCCTGCCGATTTCGGTGATGGCCAGTTTCATCGCCATGAAGTTCTTCGGCTTCACGCTCAACTTCCTGACCCTGATGGCGCTGTCGCTGTGCATTGGCCTGTTGATCGATGACGCCATCGTGGTGCGCGAAAATATCGTGCGCCACCTCGGCATGGGCAAGAGCCACATCCAGGCCGCCAACGACGGCACCAATGAAATCGGGCTGGCGGTGATGGCCACCACGTTTGCCATCGTCGCCGTGTTCGTGCCGGTCGCTTTCATGGAAGGCATCATCGGACGCTTCTTCCTGCAGTTCGGGATCACGGTGGCGGTGGCGGTGATGGTATCGCTGTTCGTCAGCTTCACGCTCGACCCGATGCTCTCGTCGGTGTGGCGCGATCCGGTCAGGGACCGCTTCAAGTACGTGCCGTGGCTGGGACGCGGCATGGAGAAAATCGAGCACGGCATCGAGCGCCTGCACCTCTGGTACGGCAAGGTGCTGGAACTGGCGCTGCGCTGGCGCAAATCGACCCTGGCCCTGGCCCTGGCGCTGTTCGTCGGCAGCCTGGCCCTGATGCCGATGATCGGCGGCGAGATGTTCCCGGAAACGGACGACGGCTACATCCACATGGAATTCAAGGCGCCGGTCGGATCGAGCCTGGAATACACCGACCAGAAGATGCAGCAGGTCGAGGCGGCGCTCAAACCGTTCAAGGAAATCGACAGCGCGATCACCACCGTCGGCACCGACAACGGGCGTCACGCGGCCCAGATGAACCTGAAGCTGACCGATGCCCACAAGACCGGGCGCCGCTCGCAGAAGGAAGTCGAACGCCTGATCCGCGAGCGCCTGCAGTCGATCGCCGGGATCACCATGTCGGTGGGCTGGAAGCCGATCTTCATCGCCATCCTGGGCCAGGACGAGGCCAAGCTGGACGCCGTGGCGCACCAGTTGATGGACAAGATGCGCAAGATCAAGGGCATCGCCGACCTGGAATACAGCCAGGAAGGCGCCAGCCCGGCCACCATCGTCAAGATCAACAACGAGCTGGCGAGCGACCTGGGGCTGTCGACCCAGCAGATCGGGCTGGCGCTGCGGCCCTTCGTGGCGGGCGACCAGATCAGCCGCTGGCTGGCGCCGGACGGGCAGAATTACGACGTCAACGTGCAGCTGCCCAAGTCGGGCCGGCAAAAGGTGGCCGACCTGGCCGACCTGTCGCTGGCGTCGAGCAAGCGCGATGCCGACGGCAATCCGGTGATGGTGCCGCTGCGCCAGGTGGTCGAATTCGTTCCTTCCACCAGCCCGCAGGTACTCAAGCGCCAGGCGCTGGAACGGCGGGTGGCGCTCTACGCCAGCGCCGAAGGGCGTCCGACCGGCGACGTCGACGGCGACGTCAAGCTGGCCATGAAGAGCATCGAACTGCCCGAGGGTGTGCGCTTCGACGTCGGCGGCGACGCCGAGCAGATGGCTGAAACCATGGGCGCGGCCGGTACCGCGCTGGGGATCGCGGTGATCTTCATCTACCTGGTGCTGGCGTCGCAGTTCGGCAGCTTTTTGCAGCCGATCGCCATCATGGTGTCCTTGCCGCTGTCGATGATCGGGGTGCTGATCGCCTTGCTGGTCACGGGCAGCACCCTGAATATCTTCTCGGTGATCGGGATCGTGATGCTGATGGGGCTGGTGACCAAGAACGCGATCTTGCTGGTGGACTTTACCAATCACGGCCAGCGCGAAGGCAAGAGCCAGCACGATGCGATCCTGGAGGCCGGCCAGGTGCGCCTGCGGCCGATCCTGATGACGACCCTGGCGATGATCTTCGGCATGCTGCCAATGGCGATCGGCATGGGCGACGGCGGCGAATCGCAGGCGCCGATGGGACGGGCGGTGATCGGCGGGGTGATTACCTCAACCCTGCTGACCCTGGTGGTGGTGCCGGTGGCGTACACCTACCTGGACAGCCTGGGCAAGCGCGTGGCGCGCTGGTTCAAGGGCAATGAGAAGGTGGAAGAGCATGAGGACGAGAAGGTTGTCGTGGGCGCTTGA
- a CDS encoding TRAP transporter small permease, with protein sequence MKFLDHLEEWIIASLMGAATLVVFVAVVHRYLSGLPIPGLQDWLIQINTSWAQELCIYMFVWMAKFGAAYGVRTGIHVGVDVLINRLDERWRNMFIVFGLLAGATFTAIVGTLGANFVWHMAHTDQTSADLEVPMWLVYLAVPLGSYLMCFRFLQVAVHFIRTGQLPKHDHAHVEGLEDEIAAAKGGAA encoded by the coding sequence ATGAAATTTCTCGACCATCTGGAAGAGTGGATCATTGCGAGCCTGATGGGCGCAGCCACGCTCGTTGTGTTCGTCGCGGTGGTCCACCGCTATCTGTCCGGCCTGCCGATTCCCGGCCTGCAGGATTGGCTGATTCAAATTAACACGAGCTGGGCCCAGGAACTGTGCATCTATATGTTCGTCTGGATGGCGAAATTCGGCGCGGCGTATGGCGTGCGCACCGGCATCCACGTCGGCGTCGACGTGCTGATCAACCGCCTGGACGAGCGCTGGCGCAATATGTTCATCGTGTTCGGCCTGCTGGCCGGCGCCACGTTTACCGCCATCGTCGGCACCCTGGGCGCCAATTTCGTGTGGCATATGGCGCACACCGACCAGACCTCGGCCGATCTCGAAGTGCCGATGTGGCTGGTCTACCTGGCGGTGCCGCTCGGCTCCTACCTGATGTGCTTCCGCTTCCTGCAGGTGGCCGTGCACTTCATCCGCACCGGGCAATTGCCCAAGCACGACCATGCGCATGTCGAAGGCCTCGAAGACGAGATCGCCGCCGCGAAAGGCGGTGCCGCATGA
- the xerD gene encoding site-specific tyrosine recombinase XerD, whose product MATAVNLQLIDAFCDQLWLEQGLAKNSIDAYRRDLRLFARWLQVKSPALASLHAVGPSDLEAYFSDRHAESKPSTANRRLSVLKRFYQLALRNKEVTADPCLQMASAKQPQRFVHTLTEAQVEALLAAPDVSTPLGLRERTMLELMYASGLRVSELVTLKVMELSLNDGVLRITGKGSKTRLVPFGQVARQWIERYLKDARGIILNGQMDDALFVTARGGPMTRQMFWILIKKHAGSAGITAPLSPHTLRHAFATHLLNHGADLRVVQLLLGHADISTTQIYTHVARERMKRLHAEHHPRG is encoded by the coding sequence ATGGCAACAGCAGTCAATCTTCAACTGATCGACGCCTTTTGCGACCAGCTGTGGCTGGAGCAGGGGCTGGCGAAGAACTCGATCGACGCTTACCGGCGCGACCTGCGTCTGTTCGCGCGCTGGCTGCAGGTGAAGAGTCCGGCGCTGGCCAGCCTGCACGCGGTGGGCCCGAGCGACCTGGAAGCGTATTTTTCCGACCGCCATGCCGAGTCCAAGCCCAGCACGGCCAACCGGCGCCTGTCGGTGCTCAAGCGCTTTTACCAGCTGGCGCTGCGCAACAAGGAAGTGACGGCCGATCCCTGCCTGCAGATGGCCTCGGCCAAGCAGCCGCAGCGGTTCGTGCACACCTTGACCGAGGCCCAGGTGGAAGCCTTGCTGGCCGCTCCCGACGTGAGCACGCCGCTGGGCCTGCGCGAGCGCACCATGCTCGAACTGATGTATGCGAGCGGCTTGCGCGTGTCCGAGCTGGTGACGCTCAAGGTCATGGAGCTGAGCCTGAACGATGGCGTGCTGCGCATCACCGGCAAGGGCAGCAAGACGCGCCTGGTGCCGTTCGGGCAGGTAGCGCGCCAGTGGATTGAACGCTACCTGAAAGACGCGCGTGGGATCATCCTCAATGGCCAGATGGACGATGCCTTGTTCGTGACCGCGCGCGGGGGACCGATGACGCGCCAGATGTTCTGGATCCTGATCAAAAAGCATGCGGGCAGCGCGGGGATCACGGCGCCCCTGTCGCCGCATACTTTACGGCACGCGTTTGCCACGCATTTGCTGAACCACGGCGCCGACTTGCGCGTCGTGCAACTGTTGCTGGGGCACGCCGATATTTCGACTACACAAATTTACACGCATGTTGCGCGCGAGCGCATGAAGCGCCTGCATGCGGAGCATCATCCACGTGGTTAA
- a CDS encoding TRAP transporter substrate-binding protein, whose protein sequence is MHIKSLVVALAAAVSINAWAQAPIVIKFSHVVATDTPKGQAAERFKALAEKATNGRVKVEVYPNSQLYKDKEELEALQLGAVQMLAPSLAKFGPLGVKEFEAFDLPYIFPSKMALYSVTEGPIGKGLLKKLEPKGITGLAYWDNGFKVMSANKPLHAPADFRGQKLRIQSSKVLDAQMRALGANPQVLAFSEVYQALQTGVVDGTENPPSNMFTQKMHEVQKHVTLSNHGYLGYAVIVNKKFWDGLPADIRTSLEKAMAEATTFEKAIAQRDNDLALEAIRKTGKTAIYTLTAAEQAEWRKVLLPVQKQMESRIGAELIGSINKTAAAAK, encoded by the coding sequence ATGCACATCAAATCGCTCGTCGTCGCGCTCGCCGCGGCCGTCAGTATCAATGCATGGGCGCAAGCCCCGATCGTCATCAAGTTCAGCCATGTCGTCGCCACCGACACCCCCAAGGGGCAGGCTGCCGAACGTTTCAAGGCGCTGGCCGAAAAAGCCACCAATGGCCGGGTGAAAGTCGAAGTCTACCCGAACAGCCAGCTGTACAAGGACAAGGAAGAGCTGGAAGCCTTGCAGCTGGGCGCGGTGCAGATGCTGGCTCCCTCCTTGGCCAAATTCGGCCCGCTTGGTGTGAAGGAATTCGAAGCCTTCGACCTGCCGTATATTTTCCCGAGCAAGATGGCGTTGTACAGCGTGACCGAAGGTCCGATCGGCAAGGGTTTGCTGAAAAAACTCGAACCGAAGGGCATTACCGGCCTCGCCTACTGGGATAACGGCTTCAAGGTGATGTCGGCCAACAAGCCGCTGCACGCACCGGCCGATTTCCGCGGCCAGAAGCTGCGCATCCAGTCATCCAAGGTGCTCGACGCGCAAATGCGCGCGCTCGGCGCCAATCCGCAAGTGCTGGCGTTCTCCGAGGTCTACCAGGCGCTCCAGACCGGCGTGGTTGACGGCACCGAGAATCCGCCGTCGAACATGTTCACGCAAAAGATGCACGAAGTGCAGAAGCACGTGACCCTGTCCAACCACGGCTACCTGGGCTATGCCGTTATCGTCAACAAGAAGTTCTGGGATGGCTTGCCGGCCGATATACGCACCAGCCTGGAAAAGGCGATGGCCGAGGCCACCACGTTCGAGAAAGCCATCGCCCAGCGCGATAACGACCTGGCGCTCGAAGCGATCAGGAAAACCGGCAAGACCGCCATCTACACCTTGACCGCCGCCGAGCAGGCCGAATGGCGCAAGGTATTGCTGCCGGTGCAAAAGCAGATGGAAAGCCGCATCGGCGCGGAGTTGATCGGGTCGATCAACAAGACGGCCGCGGCAGCGAAGTAA
- a CDS encoding efflux RND transporter periplasmic adaptor subunit, with the protein MKLETLPSAPAQPTLRKPRWRAPALGVLIVALGGGAWFALQARQPAAASAPTAQGPDAKKAPPVYELARADVAAIAAGELSINMPLSGSLAPLTQATVKSKVSGQVLETSAQEGMNVAAGQVLARLDQADQKARLAQQQAALDEANARLAMAIKNNANSAALLAQKFISQNAYDTTDNSVALARASVRAAQAQVELARIAVNDTLIRAPLAGVVSKRHVQAGDKLSPDMPAFSIVNLHQLTLEAQVPASDIPRVKVGQEVRFRVDGYPGRSFLGKVARINPTTETGSRGMLVYISVDNADSALRGGMFAKGSITTQKSASHPLLPLAALRKDKEIDVVYVVEAGKVVSRPVTLGLRNDDEGMVEVTGGLEHGARVITARLDAVKPGSQVKLSEPPAKVSAVPAAPAAPKG; encoded by the coding sequence ATGAAACTCGAGACCTTGCCCAGCGCGCCGGCCCAGCCCACCCTCCGCAAGCCACGCTGGCGCGCCCCCGCGCTCGGCGTGCTGATCGTCGCGCTCGGCGGCGGCGCCTGGTTCGCCCTGCAGGCGCGCCAGCCGGCCGCCGCGTCCGCCCCCACGGCCCAGGGCCCGGATGCCAAAAAGGCGCCGCCCGTCTATGAACTGGCGCGCGCCGACGTGGCCGCGATCGCCGCCGGCGAGCTGAGCATCAATATGCCGCTGTCCGGTTCGCTGGCGCCGCTGACCCAGGCCACCGTCAAGTCCAAGGTCTCGGGCCAGGTGCTGGAAACGAGCGCGCAGGAAGGCATGAACGTGGCCGCCGGCCAGGTGCTGGCGCGGCTCGACCAGGCCGACCAGAAAGCCCGCCTGGCGCAGCAGCAGGCCGCCCTCGACGAAGCCAATGCGCGCCTGGCGATGGCCATCAAGAACAATGCCAACAGCGCCGCCTTGCTGGCGCAAAAATTCATTTCGCAAAACGCTTACGACACCACCGACAACAGCGTGGCACTGGCACGCGCCAGCGTGCGCGCCGCCCAGGCCCAGGTGGAACTGGCGCGCATCGCCGTCAACGACACGCTGATCCGGGCGCCGCTGGCCGGTGTGGTCAGCAAGCGCCACGTGCAGGCCGGCGACAAGCTCTCGCCCGACATGCCGGCGTTTTCCATCGTCAACCTGCACCAGCTCACGCTCGAAGCGCAGGTGCCGGCCTCGGACATCCCGCGCGTGAAGGTCGGCCAGGAAGTGCGTTTCCGGGTCGACGGCTACCCGGGCCGCAGCTTCCTGGGCAAGGTGGCGCGCATCAACCCCACCACCGAAACCGGTTCGCGCGGCATGCTGGTGTATATCAGTGTCGACAATGCCGACAGCGCCCTGCGCGGCGGCATGTTCGCCAAGGGCAGTATCACCACCCAAAAATCGGCGTCCCATCCGCTGCTGCCGCTGGCCGCCCTGCGCAAGGACAAGGAGATCGACGTGGTCTATGTGGTCGAAGCGGGCAAGGTGGTGTCGCGCCCGGTCACCCTGGGCTTGCGCAACGACGATGAAGGCATGGTCGAAGTGACCGGCGGCCTGGAACACGGCGCGCGGGTGATCACCGCCCGCCTCGACGCCGTCAAGCCCGGCAGCCAGGTCAAGCTGAGCGAGCCGCCGGCCAAGGTCAGCGCCGTGCCGGCCGCCCCCGCCGCACCGAAAGGCTGA
- a CDS encoding TRAP transporter large permease: MNALIIFVLLMVLMLTGMPISISLGLTVLTFLFTMTDVPIQSVALKLFTGIEKFEIMAIPFFILAGNFLTHGGVARRMINFATSMVGHWHGGLALAGVLACALFAAVSGSSPATVVAIGSIILPAMVRQGYPKGFGAGVITTSGALGILIPPSIVMVMYSVTTNTSVGQLFMAGVVPGIMLASLLGLTTWFLARKHDYPRMPKASWGERWVAFRKSAWGLLLIVIVMGGIYSGKFTPTEAAAMAAVYAFFIAVFVYKDLKIKQVAKVLLDSASMSAMLLYIITNAMLFSFLMTSEGIPQAMANWITGQGLGVVTFLLVVNVLLLLAGNVMEPSSIVLIMAPILFPVAMKLGIDPVHFGILIVVNMEVGMCHPPVGLNLYVASGITKMGISELTVAVMPWLLTMLGFLMIVTYIPQISLWLPNLIYK; the protein is encoded by the coding sequence ATGAACGCCCTCATCATCTTCGTCCTGCTGATGGTGCTGATGCTGACCGGCATGCCGATCTCGATTTCGCTCGGCCTGACGGTGCTGACCTTCCTGTTCACCATGACCGACGTGCCGATCCAGTCGGTTGCGCTGAAACTGTTTACCGGCATCGAGAAGTTCGAGATCATGGCGATTCCGTTCTTCATTTTGGCGGGCAATTTCCTCACCCACGGCGGGGTGGCGCGGCGCATGATCAACTTCGCCACCTCGATGGTCGGCCACTGGCACGGCGGGCTGGCCCTGGCCGGGGTGCTCGCTTGCGCGCTGTTCGCGGCGGTGTCCGGTTCCAGCCCGGCCACGGTGGTGGCGATCGGTTCGATCATCCTGCCGGCCATGGTGCGCCAAGGCTATCCGAAGGGTTTCGGCGCCGGCGTGATCACCACCTCGGGCGCGCTCGGGATCCTGATTCCACCCTCGATCGTGATGGTGATGTATTCGGTGACCACCAATACCTCGGTCGGCCAGCTGTTCATGGCCGGCGTGGTGCCGGGCATCATGCTGGCCAGCCTGCTGGGCCTGACCACCTGGTTCCTGGCGCGCAAGCACGACTATCCGCGCATGCCGAAGGCAAGCTGGGGCGAGCGCTGGGTGGCTTTCCGCAAGAGCGCCTGGGGCTTGCTGCTGATCGTCATCGTCATGGGCGGGATTTATTCGGGCAAGTTCACTCCGACCGAAGCGGCCGCGATGGCGGCGGTGTACGCTTTCTTCATCGCCGTGTTCGTGTACAAGGACTTGAAGATCAAGCAGGTCGCCAAGGTGCTGCTCGATTCGGCGTCGATGTCGGCCATGCTGCTGTACATCATCACCAACGCGATGCTGTTTTCTTTCCTGATGACCAGCGAAGGCATTCCGCAAGCGATGGCCAACTGGATCACCGGCCAAGGTCTTGGGGTGGTGACCTTCCTGCTGGTGGTCAACGTGCTGCTGCTGTTGGCGGGCAACGTGATGGAACCGTCCTCGATCGTGCTGATCATGGCGCCCATCCTGTTCCCGGTGGCGATGAAACTGGGCATCGACCCAGTCCACTTCGGCATCCTGATCGTGGTCAACATGGAAGTGGGCATGTGCCATCCGCCGGTCGGCCTGAACCTGTATGTGGCCTCGGGCATTACCAAGATGGGCATCTCGGAATTGACGGTGGCGGTGATGCCGTGGCTGCTGACGATGCTGGGCTTCCTGATGATCGTGACGTACATACCACAGATCTCGCTGTGGCTGCCTAACTTAATTTACAAGTGA
- a CDS encoding ATP-binding protein: MNSTSKPVRPPFVLGGPWRWLLPVLLVLLFLAVLFWLPWQARQMETTERQEQLIADTLWVEQTIRFELTRNEEALAALGAELAAGKLGGAALQARLATMLKLGHELEQVRWFDADARLLASSAEPGAQVLRAPARDAAEMARASRLGRYAEPYAGALPAQRLLDYHLPLFRDGRYLGSLVATVDLRILLDETVPWWFAQDNAISLLDRDDALLAKRAAAGPGRGVYTHKRALDLAGASVMLATDSVKSEPRLLPNLLVGSVVLLALGLVASLTALWRHIARRLAAEGALRQQMAFRTAMENSLVTGLRARDLEGRVTYVNPAFCQMVGLPPGELLGKTPPMPYWAPEAMAVYQQRFAAVLAGQATQQFETIFQRKDGVRVPVLIFEAPLVDSDGRHTGWMSSILDISDLKRVEELNRQQQEKLQASARLATMGEISSMLAHELNQPLAAIASYTTGALNVLGRARERGQAVDAGLLQPALEQASLQAQRAGQIIRSVHEFVKKREPQRQQIGIQALVEGIYALIELQALKFYVVLETHIAPDLPCVSADRMMLEQVLLNLTRNGIEAMQDIAPDRRLLRISATHEQGQVCVAVTDQGHGIAPEVAERLFSRFFSTKPEGMGMGLSVCRSAVEFHGGSLKHAANPDGGTIFSFSLPAQAAPLE; encoded by the coding sequence ATGAATTCCACTTCCAAGCCAGTGCGTCCTCCTTTCGTGCTCGGCGGCCCCTGGCGCTGGCTGCTGCCAGTGCTGCTGGTGCTGCTGTTTCTGGCGGTGCTGTTCTGGCTGCCGTGGCAGGCGCGCCAGATGGAAACCACCGAACGCCAGGAACAATTGATCGCCGACACCCTGTGGGTCGAACAAACCATCCGCTTCGAGCTGACCCGCAACGAGGAAGCGCTGGCCGCGCTCGGCGCCGAGCTGGCGGCGGGCAAGCTGGGCGGCGCGGCCTTGCAGGCGCGCCTGGCCACCATGCTCAAGCTCGGCCACGAACTGGAGCAGGTGCGCTGGTTCGACGCCGATGCGCGCCTGCTCGCGTCGAGCGCGGAGCCCGGCGCCCAGGTACTGCGCGCGCCGGCGCGCGACGCCGCCGAGATGGCACGCGCCAGCCGCCTGGGGCGCTACGCCGAACCGTATGCCGGCGCCTTGCCGGCCCAGCGCCTGCTCGACTACCACCTGCCGCTGTTTCGCGACGGGCGCTACCTGGGCAGCCTGGTGGCCACGGTCGACCTCCGGATCCTGCTCGACGAAACCGTGCCCTGGTGGTTCGCCCAGGACAACGCGATCTCCCTGCTCGACCGCGACGACGCCCTGCTGGCCAAGCGCGCCGCCGCCGGTCCCGGGCGCGGGGTGTACACCCACAAGCGCGCCCTCGACCTGGCGGGCGCGTCGGTCATGCTGGCCACCGACAGCGTCAAGAGCGAACCGCGCCTGCTGCCCAACCTGCTGGTCGGCTCGGTGGTGCTGCTGGCGCTCGGGCTGGTGGCCAGCCTGACGGCGCTGTGGCGCCACATCGCGCGCCGGCTGGCGGCCGAAGGCGCGCTGCGCCAGCAGATGGCGTTTCGCACGGCCATGGAAAATTCCCTGGTCACCGGCCTGCGCGCGCGCGACCTGGAAGGGCGGGTCACCTACGTCAACCCGGCCTTTTGCCAGATGGTCGGCCTGCCGCCCGGGGAATTGCTGGGCAAGACCCCGCCCATGCCCTACTGGGCGCCGGAAGCGATGGCGGTCTACCAGCAGCGCTTCGCCGCCGTGCTGGCGGGCCAGGCAACCCAGCAGTTCGAAACCATTTTCCAGCGCAAGGATGGCGTGCGCGTGCCGGTCCTCATTTTCGAGGCCCCGCTGGTCGACAGCGACGGGCGCCACACCGGCTGGATGAGTTCGATTCTCGACATTTCGGATTTGAAGCGGGTCGAGGAACTCAACCGCCAGCAGCAGGAAAAGCTGCAGGCCAGCGCGCGCCTGGCCACCATGGGCGAGATTTCATCGATGCTGGCGCACGAGCTGAACCAGCCGCTGGCGGCGATTGCCAGCTACACCACCGGCGCCCTGAACGTGCTGGGACGGGCCCGGGAGCGCGGCCAGGCGGTCGACGCCGGCCTGCTGCAGCCGGCGCTGGAACAGGCCAGCCTGCAAGCCCAGCGCGCCGGACAGATCATCCGCAGCGTGCACGAGTTCGTCAAAAAGCGCGAACCGCAGCGCCAGCAGATCGGCATCCAGGCCCTGGTCGAGGGCATTTACGCCCTGATCGAACTGCAGGCGCTCAAGTTTTACGTGGTGCTGGAAACCCATATCGCGCCCGACCTGCCGTGCGTGAGCGCCGACCGCATGATGCTCGAACAAGTCTTGCTGAACCTGACGCGCAACGGCATCGAAGCGATGCAAGACATCGCCCCCGACCGGCGCCTGCTGCGCATCAGCGCCACCCACGAGCAGGGCCAGGTCTGCGTGGCGGTGACCGACCAGGGCCACGGCATCGCGCCCGAGGTGGCCGAGCGCCTGTTTTCGCGGTTTTTCTCGACCAAGCCCGAAGGCATGGGGATGGGTTTGTCGGTCTGCCGCAGCGCCGTCGAATTTCACGGCGGCAGCCTGAAACACGCCGCGAATCCGGACGGCGGCACCATCTTCAGCTTCAGCTTGCCGGCGCAAGCGGCGCCGCTGGAGTAG